From the genome of Legionella beliardensis:
TTAAATTACCTTTACCTTGTACATTTTGCATAAGCGCTAAAGGATTATTATTTTCGCCTTGCGGTAAGGAAATTTGTAAATTGCCTTCGATTTTCCCTTCAGGCATTACGAAACTTAACTCTGATACTTCAAGCTCAGCTCCTCGGCTAAATAATTTTGGTATTTCAGGCAATATCGCAAATAAAGCTTGTTGTTTTTCTAAATCAGTAGTGCTTTGTTGTATATGATTAGCCTGTTGATTAATACGTCCTAGTGCATTTGCATCAAGGTTACGTATAGCCATTTCTATATTGCCTGGGCCAAACGTTTTACCGTTGGTAATAACTTTATCTAGGGAAGATTTTAAGTGTGAATTAAATAAGCCATTTTCAATATCACTACTGGTTTGCATATTAAAATTATCTAATTCAAATACACGTTGCCCTTGGCTATTTATAATAAACGATGGCAGAGTTACACTAGCATTACCTAGATATAATCCCAATTCAGTGTTATGTAAATTATATTCACTAGTCACTTCACTTAATACAGCAGTATTATTACCTTTTTTAAATTGCATGCCATTAAGGTTGAAATCACCATTTATTTTATCTGCTCTTGAAGTAACATTTACTCGCCCCTTCAATCCCATCCAATCAAATTCACTTTGATCCTGCCGAGTAATTAATTTAAAATTAGGCACAGCTACTTCGATTTGGCTACTATTTAAATAAGTGACAAACATGCTTAAATTTAATTTAGGCTGAGTAGAGCCATTAGTAAAATAGTCATTAAATTGCTGCTGGTATTGATCAGGTAGTAAAATGTCAGTACTGCCATAACCCATACCAAATCTAACAGTGTTGTTAGCAAAAATAATAGGCCCATGATAGATTTTTAAAGGCATATTGAGCGTAATATTTTGGGCAGGGACTGTCTGGACTTGACCATTTGCATCTTTAACTTGACGCTCTGGTATTTGAATTAACCAATGCAGTAGTGCGTTAGACTTAAACCACCCCCGATCATATTTTACTACTTGCGCATTAACACCATTAGTTCTATTAATGGTTGCAATGTTATGCTTTATAGTTCTTTCAGTGACAGCGCCCATCGCATAATAGCCTCCAAGGACTAATATGACTAGCACGACCACTAGTACCACTAATTTTCTCATTATTATCTCCGGGTTAAATTCTTTACTCTGTAACATTGGCAAGATGAGTTTAACAAGAAATATTATGCTAGTTAAAGTACGAGTACTTGGTACTAGCAAAATTTTACAATCTTATCTTTAGCTTAGTTAAATTAGTCTATGACTAATTATTTAAATTACCAAGTTTGTTGTGGTTTAAGCAAGTTAAATGTAATAACTTTACTTTAAGTTTTATTAATCGTTAAATCTGAGTTATAGCAAAATCTCATCATAAGTTTTAAACAAGCTTTTAAAACGTTAAGCAATAGCAAAAAATCCTACCGTTTTTAGAGCTCAAGGTATTAGTAGAGAAAAGATGAGATAACTCAAATATGACATGTATTTAAAAATTAAGCTATATTCAATTAAAAGCCTGCCGAGAAATTTATGCAAAATTTCATTGTCTTTGTATTAAGTAATTTTACTTTAACCTTTTTTATATTGAGCATAATTTCTGCGGCAATTTCATTATTTATAAAAAGAAAGCACCTTAATAAGGCCCTAACGATTGAAGTTATTTTTTCTCACTTCTTACTTTTTAATATTGGCTTTAGCCTTTTATATAATTTTGTGATGCATGTTTTTTTTGGCGATATTACCGCAAAATTTATTGGCTGGGCAGATAGCCCCTTTCAGATTGAATTAGGATTTGCAAGCTTAGGATTTGCTATTTTAGGAATTTTAAGTTTCTGGGCTAGCTCAGGATTTCGAGCTGCTACAATTATAGCACCAGCAATTTTTTTATGGGGCGCCGCAGGGGTACATATTTATAATATGGTAGCCACTCATAATTTTGCCCCAGGAAATGCAGGAGTAATCTTTTGGACAGATATTTTTATTCCTCTTCTTGGATTTATTCTTTTATACTTGCAATATAAAACACCAATTCGCAAAATACCTAAGCGCTAAAGAATTTTAATTGGTTAATGTGCATTTTAGTCGCATGAACACTATTATCTTTTTAGATCGAACTTAGTTTAATTAAGTTTCAGAACCATATCTTTATGTAATATACCGGCATCTAGATAGGCTTCACTGCAGGTACTAAATCCTAATTTTTCATAGAATGGAATTGCATAGCATTGCGAACTTAATTTAATAGCGTTAATTTTTTTATTTTGCTTAAGCTCAATTAATATTGCTTCCATAAGCTGCTTACCTAAGCCCTGCCCTTGATATTCATCTAAGATAGCAACGCGCTCAACTTTTGCTATACGGTCTAAATAACGAACTCGCGCAACACCTACTGCAATGTCGTCATTTACTATTAAAAGATAATGATCACTTGCATCATCTTTGCCATCTAGCTCTTCTGCTAGAGGCACTTGTTGACCCTCAACAAAGACCTTCTTGCGAATTGCTAAACATTTTTGGAAATCCTCTGTGGCAGATACTTTTTTAATAGAAAAACGCATTAAACGTCCTGTCCTAGTTAAGAAAAAGCTGTATTGATCTTCTTAAATAAACTAATTTGAGCTGCCTTGTAATTTAAGTAGAAATTATAAAGAGCAGCTTCAATTTAGTATGGGCTAAGCCTTAAACTTATATGTAGGCTTGCAGTAAGTCTCTTTAACTGTAAAAGCTAGGATTAAAGCGACAAGAGAGCATAAAGGTAAAATCTGTAATCCTGCTTGAAAATCAGAAAGAAGCAATTTTTCTACGTTATAAGCTCTAGCACCAGACACTAAGTCTACTAACCAACCTACTAAAGGTTGCATTAACGCCCCAACAAAAATAGAAATCATATTAGTAAAAGCAATTGAAGTTCCTACTACCGTTCGATCATGCAATTCAGTAGAAACAGCATAAGCAATTGCAACACCAGTGTTAGTTAACCCAAAAGCAAAAAATAAAATATAAGCGATGGGTGTATTAATATGAGGATAAAACACAAAAATGGTTGTTAAAATAACACCGCATACGGATGAAATAATCATTAATGGTTTGCGTCGTCCCATTCTATCTGATAGCCAGCCGGAAATTGGGCCGCTAATTCCCCAACCTATAAAAATTAAGCCCGTTGCAAATGCAGCAGAATGTGCAGCTAAACCACGTCCAAATTGCAAATAAGCAGGTCCTATTGCCTCACCTATTACAGCGGTAGGGCCAAAAAGAAAGCCAGCATACAAAGCATTTAACCAAGTTTGACGATGAGTTAGGATAATACGTAAGCTTTCTAGAATACTTAGACTTTTCTCTTGCCTAATTTCTCTTCTTTTTGTTCCAGGTTTATCTTGTACAAATTGATACAATAAACCAGCTAAAGCGATAAATAGAAAGGCTATAATCAACATGCTATGTCGCCAACCTACATTGGCAACTAGAAAAGAAACTGGCGCTTCTCCGGCAGCAGCACCAAGCATACCTAGCGCTTGCGTTAAGCCAGCTAATAAGCCAAGCATAGCAGGGGGAAACCACGATGTTGCTAAGCGCAAAGCACTGATAAAGGCAAAAGCGGCGCTAAAGCCAATTAACATTCTACCTACAGAAGCCATTAATAGACCATCAGCTAAGCCAAATACGCCACAGCCTAACGCAGTAATCAATGACATGACAGTTAAGATTCCGCGAATACTCAACCTATCTACTGTTAAACCCACAGGTATTTGCATAATAATGTAGGGTACATAAAAGGATGCGGTCAAAATACCAAAGCCAACCTCATTAATACCAAAATCAATTTGTAAGCTGCGGTGCATTACTCCCGGAGCCACCCGCGCCAGATAATCAGAAAAATAAAAGGCGGCTGCCAAACCCCAAACAATCCATGCAAATCCTAGCTGACCTGCGCGCTTTGTTTTTGTAACTTCAGACACTGCTATCCTATTCATAAGTTCACTGTATATTAATAATTATAAAGCCATAATATTAGAAAAGATCCAATACCCTAAATTTATAGATGTATTTAATTAGTTATAAAATGATTTTTACCTAGCATAAAATTTTTATCTTCTTAACACAAATATGCCTGTTGCAAATTTAAAAATATTCTTAAAACAGCATACTGCTCAAAAAAACAACAAGGTTTGAACTACATTATACTGCTCGTAGGCTATATTTCAACTATTCAACTAGCGATGTACACTAATTCCTAGGCAATTGCAAATTAAGTAGCTCATGAACTAGCAAGTTCAATCCTTTAAACACTAAGCACCATTTAATTTCAAGTGGAACTGCCATTTCAATACTGCTGTATAAACCTATCTTTAGGTAATGACATAAAGCTCGAAAAATAATTCATATATTGATGATAATTTTTGCTAAAAAAACTTCTCCTGATGCTAAAAGGCTGTCTCAAGCCAATACTGGTATAAATATTGCAATTATTTACAGGCCGGTAAATCGTAGTTTTGGACAATAAACCATTTAACTAAATTCAATTAAAACGCTTTTATAGCGTTTTAGTTATTTATTTTATTAAAATAAGGAGGTTACTGTGCATCAATTAAAATACATTGTTATTGCCTTTCTTCTCAGCTGCGCTTCATTTGCATTTGCCCAAACTTATCAAGGTGAACTAGAAGTACTTATTGTTGATGATTTTAACAATAATAAGTCAAAAACTATCTATCAACTTCATGAAGCTGGAGATATCTATATTTTAAATCTACCTAATTCCGTTGATAAAAATAAGCTTTTATCCGGCGAGCAAGTTATTATAGAAGGTCAGGAAATTGCAGGATTAAAAGAAAAAACACTTAAAGTTGACGCAGTAACAATACAGAAGAAAATAAGTCTCATAAACTCACCTAAAAACTTTGTTTCTGATAGAAGAAAGTTATTAACATTATTAGTGAATTTTACTAATTTGCAGTCTACCTCCACTGTATCTACAAATGATGTTACCTCTATGTTATATACAAGTCTGCAATCTACACAACGAAATTTTCTCCGAAGCTCTTTTAATCAAGTCAATTTTGTACCAGACACTAATGGTGATGGCAGGCAAGATATTTATGTAGTTAATTTAAACTATGCTGCTAATGACTGTAATTATAATAAATGGGCAACTGATGCTAGGAATGCAGCAGCGCAAGCTGGAATAAATTTATCTTTGTACCGACATCATATGTTCGTTGTCCCGCAAGATGTTAATTGTGGCTGGGGAGGACTAGGTGATTTAGGTTGTGGTGCTACTTGCAGTACCTGGGTAAGAGCCTATAATCCAACTCAAGTTTACTCACAGCTTATTTATACGCATGAGCTTGGCCATAATCTAGGCATGCATCATGCAGCCACAGACATTAATAATGATGGCGTAAATGATTCAGAGTATGGTGATGCAGCTTGTACTATGGGTGTAGGTGATTTTCAATACTATAAAGAAGTTAATGCACCACATCGAGATCAAATGCATTGGTTTGACGCATTACCTGACCGCATTACTACCGCTACCACAGGCAGTTATGTTCTCAACCCGCTTGAAGTAGGATTGAGTACGCCAGGATTAGTGGCAATAAAAGTAAAGAAAAATGCGACAGATACCTATTATGTTTCCTATCGTAGAAACCGAGGACTTTTTGGTCCGGGGGCGCCTTCTTATTTAGATAGAATTAGTATACATTGGACTCGTGCTGGTGATACGCATACTTATTTCGTCAAGACCTTAAATGCGGGCCAGACATTCGTCGATGAGGCTAATAATGTAAGGATTACAGCTGTCATAGTAGGCGGCGCTACGGCAATGGTCACAATTAATTAGTAAATGAACCTAGAAAGCCCTCGTTTAGCGGGCTTTCTACTTTTTAAATGATATTAAATAGCCAAAGATTTGGCATTTTTTATAGCAAACCTGCTATTTTTTATAAAGTTATTTATTTTTAATTATGTACTTTAGTCGTTAAAATAAAGTGTGATTTATAATTTAATGAGCCGTACCACATGAATAGTTTAGAAGAAGCAATTAAAAGAGCACTAGATTTATCTGGAAGCCCGCAAGAAGCAAATAAAGCCTATTTAGAATTTATAAAAGCTAATTTTATTATTCCAATTGATAAGCACTCCACGCCTGATAATCCAGAAGTTCTTTATCTTCAAGAAGACAATCATTATTTTTTGCCGGTATTTACTGATATGCAGTATTTAGATGTCTGGGCAAAAGATATAAGTGATGCGATTAGTATTCTTAAGCTATCTGGCGTTGATTTATTAAAGGGAGTGGGAGAGCAAACAACCGTTTGTCTTAATATTGGCAGCTCCATTTATAAAGAATTTAATCCTGCTGAGCTTGCAAGAATGCGCAGTATAATTTTAAAGCTATTTAAATAGTTAGCGTAAACGCTATAGAAAGATTAAATAAGTACAGCCTCTTTTAGAGGCTGAGCTATTCTCTATTTCCCGTATAAAACGTATTAGTTTATACGGGATTTAAAAATAAGTGGGATGTCAGGCAACTAGATCTAATACCTGATAGCCAACTACAGCCGTTGCCGCTAAGGCACCTGTTATCTTAAGTAGCGTAGATACAAAGCTGCTGTATAAAGGATGATAAGTTTGATCATTGGCTGCTTTTGACCCTGTAATCGCTGGTTTAGCGTCTTCTTGAGCGTTACCCTCACCTATACTTAAGCTAAAGAGCGGCTCTTCCCCGTAAAAACCAGCCCACCAGCCTTCTTGCCATTGCTCATGTGCAGCTGTGCCCTGAGGATACGGGTTTTCTGTTTCCGAAATTTCAGCAGTAGCACATTCATAGCCATAAGCATAGCATTCTTCTAAATCAGGATGATCAATATTAAAACGCAGCTTTATGTGTGGCAACAAAGAATTAATAGTTTCCATGTCAATACCCTCTAAGCGTTTAATTTTGTAAGCAATTAATTTATAAGTAAAATT
Proteins encoded in this window:
- a CDS encoding MFS transporter; protein product: MNRIAVSEVTKTKRAGQLGFAWIVWGLAAAFYFSDYLARVAPGVMHRSLQIDFGINEVGFGILTASFYVPYIIMQIPVGLTVDRLSIRGILTVMSLITALGCGVFGLADGLLMASVGRMLIGFSAAFAFISALRLATSWFPPAMLGLLAGLTQALGMLGAAAGEAPVSFLVANVGWRHSMLIIAFLFIALAGLLYQFVQDKPGTKRREIRQEKSLSILESLRIILTHRQTWLNALYAGFLFGPTAVIGEAIGPAYLQFGRGLAAHSAAFATGLIFIGWGISGPISGWLSDRMGRRKPLMIISSVCGVILTTIFVFYPHINTPIAYILFFAFGLTNTGVAIAYAVSTELHDRTVVGTSIAFTNMISIFVGALMQPLVGWLVDLVSGARAYNVEKLLLSDFQAGLQILPLCSLVALILAFTVKETYCKPTYKFKA
- a CDS encoding DUF6790 family protein, whose amino-acid sequence is MQNFIVFVLSNFTLTFFILSIISAAISLFIKRKHLNKALTIEVIFSHFLLFNIGFSLLYNFVMHVFFGDITAKFIGWADSPFQIELGFASLGFAILGILSFWASSGFRAATIIAPAIFLWGAAGVHIYNMVATHNFAPGNAGVIFWTDIFIPLLGFILLYLQYKTPIRKIPKR
- a CDS encoding YdgA family protein produces the protein MRKLVVLVVVLVILVLGGYYAMGAVTERTIKHNIATINRTNGVNAQVVKYDRGWFKSNALLHWLIQIPERQVKDANGQVQTVPAQNITLNMPLKIYHGPIIFANNTVRFGMGYGSTDILLPDQYQQQFNDYFTNGSTQPKLNLSMFVTYLNSSQIEVAVPNFKLITRQDQSEFDWMGLKGRVNVTSRADKINGDFNLNGMQFKKGNNTAVLSEVTSEYNLHNTELGLYLGNASVTLPSFIINSQGQRVFELDNFNMQTSSDIENGLFNSHLKSSLDKVITNGKTFGPGNIEMAIRNLDANALGRINQQANHIQQSTTDLEKQQALFAILPEIPKLFSRGAELEVSELSFVMPEGKIEGNLQISLPQGENNNPLALMQNVQGKGNLRVPIEIVKRVLNEANRQKLVAQQTAAAQQNANTTSTAAGQAGDANNQTAQPTTGAQATQPNDATTQTAAAPTGDTVQQATALTNTQLDSLVQSGMLNIDGNYYVIEVALQQGQLQVNGKPFNPAMLKF
- a CDS encoding SseB family protein, with the translated sequence MNSLEEAIKRALDLSGSPQEANKAYLEFIKANFIIPIDKHSTPDNPEVLYLQEDNHYFLPVFTDMQYLDVWAKDISDAISILKLSGVDLLKGVGEQTTVCLNIGSSIYKEFNPAELARMRSIILKLFK
- a CDS encoding GNAT family N-acetyltransferase; this translates as MRFSIKKVSATEDFQKCLAIRKKVFVEGQQVPLAEELDGKDDASDHYLLIVNDDIAVGVARVRYLDRIAKVERVAILDEYQGQGLGKQLMEAILIELKQNKKINAIKLSSQCYAIPFYEKLGFSTCSEAYLDAGILHKDMVLKLN
- a CDS encoding transmission trait enhancer LetE; amino-acid sequence: METINSLLPHIKLRFNIDHPDLEECYAYGYECATAEISETENPYPQGTAAHEQWQEGWWAGFYGEEPLFSLSIGEGNAQEDAKPAITGSKAANDQTYHPLYSSFVSTLLKITGALAATAVVGYQVLDLVA